GATTATTATTTCCACCACTGTTCGCACTGTTTGGTGAGGTTACGCTAGCGCCCTCTGGCGGTAGGCGCCCGTTGACCTCGATCGGTACCGCCGACGAAGCACCGTTAGCCTTTCCGGCGAGGCTTTCGCGAGACTTCGGTATGGGCGGGGCGGGTGGTTTGGTGCTGGGAGCTGGCACACCACTGCCGCCACCTCCTCCACTCCCAGGAAGGTAGGATTTGACAGCTCCATTGAAACGGAACTGCGTCGTAGTGCCGGCCCGGGCAATGTTCTCCATTGCGGTGCGCGAAATCTTCCGCACCGAGCGCTGCTCACCGTCGGtgtcctcttcctcctccgctTCGTCGTCGTCCGCGTCGTTTTCGCTGCCGCCCGCCGGATTATCCCGTGCGTCTTCGCTCTCGCTCGACTCCGGATTGACCGTGTAGGATGTTGTGTTGCGCCGTCCGGTACCGTTCTCACCGTccacgtcgtcgtcgtcgtcgtcctcttcctcttcgtcACTAGTAACGTACTCGAGGTTACGTCGATCGTGCAGCACCGACGAGACGGTTCCGTTCGCAGCTCCAGTCGGCGTAGAGGTCGCCAGATGTAGACTGCCAAGCTTGCTCGTGAGTTGCTGGATAGAAGGCGAATCGCAAATTCCCGACGGCGATGACGACGCTAGCACCGCTGCCGTCGGTACTGCTGCCGTTGCCTCCTGTGCTGTATTGCTGCTGTGCTTGTGTTGGTGGCCACCGTCTGACCCTGGAGGCAACGTCGCCGATGTCGATGTCGACGTCTTCGTCGATGGCGGTGTCTGTGTCGTGCCGTTTTCGTAGTTGTGGTGATCGCGCACCGTACTTCCATTCTTGAGTGCGTTCGTCTTCGCGTCCGTCGGGTCGGATTGCGTACCCGTCGCGGTTCCGCCATCACTACCGGCGCCCCCGACGTTGCTTTGCATGTTCTTCGCGAGTGCGACACCAACACTACCGTTGAGTGCGGCTGCGGTCGTGTGTTTACTTCTCGCCGGTGGCGACGGTGGAGTGGATTCCATCGTGCCACCACCCATCGGTGGcggtttgttattgtttttgacAGTTGCGCCGGGTGCGTTCTTTAGGTTGTTGACAGCCTCCAACGATTTCGGTGTCGGGGGCGGTTTGGCTGAGGTGgcctgatgctgctgctgcttcggaCTAGCGGTGCGTGGCTTGATATTTGGCTTCTTGGGGCTTAGTGGCGGTTTCGGATGGGTGATGGGCGGTTTGTCACCCGGTCCGACCGCGGCAGAAACGGCAGCAGCCGCTGTTTGCGCACCGGCCGTTGCCGAACCGGAGATGATGATCGAACGGTAGCTGGCCACCTTCGTTGCTACCTCGCTGCCGGCGTTGTTAGTGCCGGTCGCGCCACGGCCACCGCGTCGGTTCGCATTCGCCTCGAAGATCTTCATCGTCTGCTTGACCACATCGGGCGGTGGCCGTTCGTCAGCATCGATGATCGAGGTCAGCCGCTTCGGCTTCGGATCGCCCTTCTCGCGCCCGTTGATGATCTTCTCCTCGATCGTCACGCAATCGCTGACCAGCAGCGGCAACTCCGGTGTGCCACCCGGGCCACCAGCGGTACCCTTGCCGTTCATCAGCATCGCCGTCGGTGAGACCGAACTGGAAATACCGTTGGTTGTGCCGTGCACCTCCGTACCAGCCGGGGTTGTCGCAGCCACCGTCGTCGTTGCCTGCGCGATCTCGTCCAGTATGATCACATTGCTGCCCACCTCGGCAGAGGACGACACGGCAAGGgccgctggtgctggtgctgtcGCTATTGCTGGTGCTACTGGGTTGGTACCGTCCCGCTCCCAAGCCTTGTGATCGTAGCGCACCAGAGCCTCGACTGAGCGAGCACGCTTGAGCAGGACCGCGTCGGCACCGCTAGCACCACGATGATGCTTGGTGTAGCGATTGTACTCGTTCTTCTTCTCCACCTGGCGGCTCGCTCGCGCATAACTGTTTTGCACACCGCGCAGAAACTGTGCCGTCTTGACCACTCCACcaccctgctgctgctgctgctgatcgtcCTCcttatgttgctgctgctgaatcCACGGCTGTTGTTTTGGGGCGAAATGgtgttgctgcttctggtaagGTGGCTGCAGAACTACCGTTGGATgaagctgttgctgctgctgctgatgatggttaTGGTTATGGTTATGATTGTTGCCGTTTCCGTTGCTATAGTGTTCGCGTTgcggcagctgctgctgctgctgctgttggtggtggtaatggtgATAATTCTGCGTTTGATACTTCTTCTGCTGATGAccgacaccaccaccgccgcccgTACCCTCACTACCGATCGATTGTTCGCGTTCGCTCAGATCTTCACTCTCTTCGTCCAGCAGGTTGTTGAGGCTGGTCGCACGGCGCATACTGTTAAGCGACGGACGCTGTTTGGTGACGGACTGGCGCAGGGCCAGGCTGAGATAGCGGCAGCGCAACCGTGACACGATCCCGGGCCCGTACTTCAGCTCCTCACCGGCATCACCGATGGCACCGATGCCGCCACCGCCTCctaccacaccaccaccggtcgcATCCAGGCCACCGCCGAGCACCGTGTTCTTTTCGTAGACGACGACGATCTCCTCCGCGGCCGTGGCTGCGACCATCTTCCTTGCTGCGACGCCGTCCCTCGAGTtgggttgctgttgctgctgcgtttGACCGTTCACGCCGAGCACTACCGACTTgccactgttgttgttaccgcTGCTACTGTTGCTCACCACGACGGCACTGTTACACACGGTGGACGAACTTTCACGCTCGACGATCACGCCACTATTGCCAGAGCCCGTGCGGTTCGTTGCGGTTACGATGGCAGCACTACTGCCGCTGTGTTCCGAACCGGCATTGGAATGCGAATGAGCTCCGTTAGCCGTCGGGAGCGACGTTGGCGATGGTCCACTTGCTGTCGGCTGCACCACTACGGCTTCACTTGCTGTGGCTCGTgcgccaccaccaacactaccGCGATGCGgctgctggtgatgttgctgttggtggtggtggtggttgttgttgttgtgttgctgctgcaggtgTTCATTTGCCCCATAATGAACTCCGGTGAACGATCCGGGCGTCGTCGCTGTCGGTGACGAAACTGCTCGTTGAGCATTAACGGAAGGTGGAATCGTATCATTATTGGGTTTCAGCAGTTGCGTGAGGCTGTGCTTATCGTGCTCGTTTTCCACCTGGCATGAATGGTGCAACGTTTCGCTGTCCGGCACTGTACCATCGAGCGGGGAGCTTGTGTTTGTGGAGAGGGTATctacacacacaaccacacagaGTGAACAAAACgaggaaataaacaaattccaTTGCGTACGTGAATGGTGATGATGGGGAGCGCGCACACAACATATGATCGATATGTACACacatggagagagagagagagagatagtgCATTAGGATGGTATTAGTGATCACATCAACCGTGCATATTGGATACATGTGTTGTAGGAAGGCCCGACCCCCGGTACGGATGGTTGATGATAACGACGTGTGGTGGGTGCAGTGCAGGAATTTAACACACAATGACGAATGTCGGAGGCAGCGAGGAAACGAGATAATGAAAGGGaagaggaaaataaacaacaatgaaTGATTAGTTGAGTGATAACACAACGAAAACACACGGCTGCTATAATTTACCCGAGACACAAACCACGTATAGAGTGTTTcgttaaattacattttacacAACACCATTACGATAACATAGCTAAACAAAGTGCTTTAAGTTTGTTTGCACGAATTGGTTTTTATCTCACGGTTAAAATCGTTAAAAcaagattatttttaaaacattaacttACGTAGAAAagtattttatataaaatacacTGATGTTTATGGTTCATAATacgaacaattttaaattcagtGTGTCGTCTAAGGTTTTAATAACTAAATTTAACAGCATTTTTAAAGCCAAACAAGACAGCTACAACTGCATTAAACCAAACAGCCATAATCGGGTGAACACAAGGgttattattttatagcaCACGATCGTTCCTATACTCTACGTTCGTTCAACTATTACAACAATGGTGGGGGTTTCGGTACGGAATACGATCATTTAAACGCACAAGAAATGAAGTGCACAAGCCAGCTCCTATACACGAGTGGGAACGAGATCGCAAAGCCCTGAACCGCACGCACGGAAAGGAGAAATAAAGTCTAAACATAAATCAAAGTACCGCTGCCCGAGTTCATTGCCTTCGGCGCACAGGGCACTGATGGTGCTGGGCTATGGAATGGTAGCAGGTTCATTGaagcgatcgcgatcgttcgCCAAGCGCAAGATAGGTATTCATTTACGGAAACAAACTAATGAACACATAGCGATACGAAGGAAAAATCCTTAACACTAATGAAGATTATCAGCGTTCTTTGTTGGTGTGTACTGATTCTCGTTTCCAACTTTCGATCGTTCATACGAATGATTTCAATGAAAGTGAagatggaaacatttttcaaaattaaaaaaaaaaactaatttttatGGTTTTGCCCATGGAAAAGGTGCATCGGACTACAGTAAATTACATTGAAAATGATGTAGTGTCGTCCAAAAGTTCAATGTGGCGTTCGATAAATAGAAACCGCTCAACGTAAAACGGTACATGTGGATGAAAGTCCGTAAACAAGGTTATTTTCCCATCCGCCCAACGTCGCATGTTGAATGATCATATGCCTCCGAGGTCTCGATATTTGGGGAAAAGAATGAGGGAAAGGGCCAGATAAGGCGTGTAATAAAATGGGACTAGCTAGGAAGCATCAGTGCGGCGCTATCGCTCACTGTTTCTGGTGCTTTTCCACGAACAATAGTGCTTTCTTCGGTCCTTTGAACCTTTGATCTAATGAAGATCCTATTATAACAACAACGGTTGCTTTTTTCGTTAATGaaaagcttaattttaaaaacgTTTCGAATGCCACAAGCTAAATAATCGGCaaggggaaaaataaacatttattagTATCTTTCGATTGGTAATTAAACTCTGCACTCTGCGGAACACTTCGGCAGGGCTCGGTAAAAAGTGTTGAGTCGACAAATAAAAGTGCTTGCGTCTGGTCCAAACCTCTACCATTCCATTGCGACAAATTGCATGAAAACGTTTTACTGTTTTGCCATGGTTAAGGAAAgcaaaggaacaaaaacatcCGATTAATCGCGTGAGTTAATGCGCTTTTTGTACAAATGTATATGTAAGCACGATACACATGCCATGCTGCGTTTTGCATTTGACATCTCCTTTCTCCCTCCCCATTTACCCGATCCCGGCTCGTGGAATCCGTTCCAACCGTTTTGGTGCCACCAAGTTTGGTTAAACTTCAcggcggtaaaaaaaaaacaacaccaaaaacaaaaaaaaactccgatTGATATTTCGCGAAAAAAGTGTCCcgaaatggaagaaagcaaccaaaaacaaaatgagcgAATGTCGTATCCAACCTACCGGATAAACACGTTTCGATGATTGTTTGGAATTGTCTCTCCACAGATCGTCACACATCTTGTGCATAATGCTTtagatggtgttttttttaaagttcgaataatgaaaaaaaaaacaacctcagGGGCGTCGTCGGCGTCATCACATTTCGACCCATTTAGCCCGATTATTGTCACTCGGTTCAGCAACACTATCCTCTAGTGTCTACATTTGCATATGAACACATCGCACAACACAGTGAACTACCGAAAGCCGCCTTGGCCACCGTGGTGTCTGGGGGCTCTCTTTCACCCCAGGGCGCGGTTTCCAACTAGTACGGAATTTTATCTAtattcaacaataaaaaagacaataaaaaaaaagattgccACAGCGGCACATTTGCATTCCGGCACAACAAATTTGCATCGGTggtaatagttttttttctttttatttcaccaacCAAAGCTGGCAACCCTGCTACCAagccaaaatcaaacaaaatcgaACGCATTTGTCacccggtttttgttgttttattttttacatgcgATGAAGTAAAAGTAagagaataacaaaaaaataatatagtGAAGAAATAGCACAAATTGAATGCAGCATTATTTCAccgaaaactaaaacaaaaccaaacggtGCGGCGGATTGACTTTTCGTTACACTTCGCTTACTGAGCGATGCAGACAATACAAAAGCTTTTAAATCCTTTAAGTGATTGTAGAATACGGAATGACTTCTTATGcggcaaatagaaaaaaaaacacccaagaTTGTCCAGCAATGGAGGGGTTTggcattaaaaaagaaacaaaatcacccCGGCTTGGCcgcaaaaactaaaaacttcAAATTACATTCCGTATTGTGTGTCTTTCGGGGTGCCGAATTCTAGTTTTTCCAATGCGATTCGAATGatagaacaaaaaactaaacacaaaattatttacttaGTTAGTTGATCACTGTGCGACCACTTCTCTCCTGAATTTTTGGTTAATCAATGATACCTTccgatttttttcctctctcctACACAGATGGGctaatgaatttttcatcacaCTTAACAGAAGAACGTTGGATTTTCCTTCTCTTCTACCACCGTCCATCATCCCCGTCGTAGCGCACTTGACACCTGATGACGCGGGCATGCCCCTGGTCACCCATTAGCGCGCAGCACACGTCTAATTAATGAGACCCGCGCTCTTCAGTAACACACCGTGCCCGTACCCGAAGCCCTCCCACAGCATGATCTTTCCGCTGTACTAATGCGTGGTGCAACGGGGCCACAACTAATGCGTCCATAGCACAAATCACTAATGCTGCCACCCCTCGCcgtaagcagcagcaacataaagaataacaaaatattgttccgacaaaaaaaatgcataatcaATTACCAAAAGTCGTGCGAGGCGACGACGAGAGCACCGAATTTAATTGCAAGCTCAAGCGCGAATTCCACTTTGTACTTTCTATCCGAAGGCAATCGAAGCTCCCCGCGAATGTGCGCGCGCTGCTACTGAAATTCGCTCGCGttgctttgtttatttaacaaaaaaaacatcccccccctcccacggTTCCCCGATGAGCCACTGAGAGACAATTGTGCAGCTAGTGAATGCTGTTGGACCACATCGAGCCAAACCACATTTTCGTACGTGCGAAGGTCGAAGCGCCACAGTACGGCAGCGACATTTTGCAACGGGGCATACACCGGCAATCGAGACGATCGCCGATTCGGGTCGCTGTCTGTGGTGGCCGGTggtaaattgaaacaaatcgaCGACACGTTTACTGTGTGGCTCAATGAAATGTAACAATTTTAACAGCACTACTGAAGGACAGTGGCAGAAAGAATACTTCCTAATCACCGAgctggtttcttttttgtggcGGTGTAAATTGCTGGCAAGTTAGGGGAAGTTAATGGGATACTCAAGCAGAGGTGCGTGGAACATAATTGATTTGAGTTTGAGCTTTAACTTTACCCCATACGAGTGTCATGGGAAATCATTCAAGATATTAACAATATTGCAGAAGCGAATGTAGTAGACTGGAAATTCACAATTCGCAAAATTATCCTTCGAGAGTCATCCAAATCGAACAGTAATTTTATCGttgaataaatgcaattttgcCCCTTACATAAATTTCCAATCGCGAAGCtaacaacaaaatcatttcCTACATTCAGAACCCAGCAAAACCTGTCACGCGTTAGCAGCGCAGTTTAAAGCGCTACCGCGAGCTGATAAAGGTAGGTCGGCGATGAAGAACTCGCACATACAAGGCGCGCCCGATAAGCTAATCGTCGCTTAAGCCTCCCCCACGAGAATAGCAAAAGTAAACAAGATGAGACGCGGATTCTTATCGTGCCGGTGTGGGGGCAGCCCTCGGTTTCGTGCGGCTCTTTTGCACTTGTCATGCTGCTCAGTGTTGGAGATGTGTTTTATGTGCCAGGATCAATCGATCGGCTTAAAGCGCGTTGTGTGTTTAGTGGAGCGGTATGGTAGTTGTAACGAGGCGAACATACAACGGAGGATTAGGGAACAAATCGCACCCGTGAGTCATCCAGCGTAAGTGGTTTTCCACCGTGATAATGGAGAAGATCGGCACCTCCACCATACTACACCACCAATAAGTCGTGGTGTCCAGTATCCCAGTGTTACgatcaaaataaaatctctACAGATGCTTTGAGCACTTAATCGATTTGTTCTTGTATTACTTTAAGTTAGAAAGTTggggcggctcggtggtgtattggtagcggcaccgatcTTCGCACACCagtccaaaattccatccggatcaatcctccATACgctggactgactatccagctatttgtaaataatgtcaaagaaagaCAGAAATTGCAGGTtttagacctcttgagattgttgtttcaatgaaaaagaagaaagataaaGATTTAAGACGATACTTGTCAAATAACTTAACCTGGATTAAACAAGCAAGACAAATGCtgtgttttgacatttgtccaCCAGCTGATCGAAACTTTCATTAGGTAAACAACCTAACCTTCAATTCTAAAGTGAACTTGGCTTGCAGCGGATAAGGCTCCAAATgtcaaaacgcataaaaaaacTTGAGGTATGATCGACTTCAGTATCGATATATTAAATAAGTAATAACCATGCAACAGTTAGAAAAAGGATCATCAATCACAAGTTCTACAtcgcttcttctttttcttttagttttatgGAATCTTAACAGTTGatttcaatacaaaaaaaccagCTATGATATTTTAACATTAGCCTTAATTATGACTTCTTAATAATGCCAACCCAACCCAGATGAGATTCGATCCGCGACCCTTTGGTGTATTAGATCGAAAACTGAGGAACGAAAACCATGGATTCTCTCCTTCTACTACACTTATGAAGccaaatataaagaaaaaaattgtgttgACCTTCCTGTGCTCCTCCGATATTATTCATTTGTCTAATAATGGTGTGTACCTTCGGTTCAATAACGTTTACATTGcgtttacaaataaaaaaataattatatattgGTAAAAAGTTTTGTGCAAAGACAAATAATAACTGAAAGTGGTTGATTGGTAAAACACACAATTATTTTTGCATCCTTCCGTTAGCTATGTTATCGAGTAATGGACATTAAACAATAGATACCATGACAATTATtgttacagaaaaaaaaacaaactgaacctaattaattgatttttctatttacaCATAATTGTACAAATGTTGCCAGGGTGTAGATAATTCTGTGCTGTACTGTAATCCCTTCACCAACGGAGTTTAGCAAT
This region of Anopheles marshallii chromosome 2, idAnoMarsDA_429_01, whole genome shotgun sequence genomic DNA includes:
- the LOC128718910 gene encoding mucin-19 is translated as MMADAATNNGGALATAAGQQTASTVGGGSGGALDPNVIPQWKKELIQRRKNLAKTIGAVATQVHDSASTVAAAISASSPVQTHPRTPTGGFPVGSPFYAGTGTKDTLSTNTSSPLDGTVPDSETLHHSCQVENEHDKHSLTQLLKPNNDTIPPSVNAQRAVSSPTATTPGSFTGVHYGANEHLQQQHNNNNHHHHQQQHHQQPHRGSVGGGARATASEAVVVQPTASGPSPTSLPTANGAHSHSNAGSEHSGSSAAIVTATNRTGSGNSGVIVERESSSTVCNSAVVVSNSSSGNNNSGKSVVLGVNGQTQQQQQPNSRDGVAARKMVAATAAEEIVVVYEKNTVLGGGLDATGGGVVGGGGGIGAIGDAGEELKYGPGIVSRLRCRYLSLALRQSVTKQRPSLNSMRRATSLNNLLDEESEDLSEREQSIGSEGTGGGGGVGHQQKKYQTQNYHHYHHQQQQQQQLPQREHYSNGNGNNHNHNHNHHQQQQQQLHPTVVLQPPYQKQQHHFAPKQQPWIQQQQHKEDDQQQQQQGGGVVKTAQFLRGVQNSYARASRQVEKKNEYNRYTKHHRGASGADAVLLKRARSVEALVRYDHKAWERDGTNPVAPAIATAPAPAALAVSSSAEVGSNVIILDEIAQATTTVAATTPAGTEVHGTTNGISSSVSPTAMLMNGKGTAGGPGGTPELPLLVSDCVTIEEKIINGREKGDPKPKRLTSIIDADERPPPDVVKQTMKIFEANANRRGGRGATGTNNAGSEVATKVASYRSIIISGSATAGAQTAAAAVSAAVGPGDKPPITHPKPPLSPKKPNIKPRTASPKQQQHQATSAKPPPTPKSLEAVNNLKNAPGATVKNNNKPPPMGGGTMESTPPSPPARSKHTTAAALNGSVGVALAKNMQSNVGGAGSDGGTATGTQSDPTDAKTNALKNGSTVRDHHNYENGTTQTPPSTKTSTSTSATLPPGSDGGHQHKHSSNTAQEATAAVPTAAVLASSSPSGICDSPSIQQLTSKLGSLHLATSTPTGAANGTVSSVLHDRRNLEYVTSDEEEEDDDDDDVDGENGTGRRNTTSYTVNPESSESEDARDNPAGGSENDADDDEAEEEEDTDGEQRSVRKISRTAMENIARAGTTTQFRFNGAVKSYLPGSGGGGGSGVPAPSTKPPAPPIPKSRESLAGKANGASSAVPIEVNGRLPPEGASVTSPNSANSGGNNNQHSSGIVGSSAVQVVASGVGGGADSAGSATSVAPSLTRREIEKNQINREKSGEPAGPASSGPNSINGNGVAPPANAGPGTTTGSGVVGGVLVASANNPNNGGASGVAKQTTANNSISAIPDSTTSFVAKWGTGGVGGAGVTTVAAAGQSPLAGLVPARKKVKPPPNHQQDGTNTMVFNFSDRKDVPDYIENDGVIIRPRPRELPKPGESGFVVLGDLTLETSTDPDDGLPTGPPSPCNGEFANAYIVINGKSSMRNKTSRSNKFKIQFDDSLTSTYEYPSETSLLDTNGYDDADNSTDTNGGSGGGIVPPAFADNGLLSHTNKLLSSVPLGSAPFASYTPVKAAIDTTFELGVTRTPSPSAASTTSSTGSNGSLTTSNSSSSSSNSHQSATGHGNNGEQKQHTLPHTVPNGHHHHPHHNHQVDRSNNNGLHSNGHSSINGPSDTILNGGTGEPLLSGTGEPESIQYLKPASDEQTVNWSQGTRVTDLLF